A DNA window from Alligator mississippiensis isolate rAllMis1 chromosome 11, rAllMis1, whole genome shotgun sequence contains the following coding sequences:
- the LOC106738036 gene encoding zinc finger protein 771 isoform X1, which translates to MEQEEEPWVLDLQGCKEREIVKGTCIAGGVVVSDNEDMDLPKESPDDVEPHGMVPGRAKGDFPQSRELLEVPENWHKPERLRRDHFGERWGRSANQGEGLQDSIGCKLTSAAESQSACSECGKQFSRSSYLAQHQRVHTGEKPYACPACGKSFAVSSALIRHQRTHTGERPYQCPECERCFSRSSHLMRHRRCHMEVGLCHGSSSQLAGPQGITAGERPYACPDCGKMFGQSSDLVQHQRIHTGERPYACSDCSKIFSRSSHLRQHQRTHTGERPYACGDCGRCFNDGSYLVKHQRTHTGERPYACPDCGKGFSVSSQLVRHRRIHTGEKPYTCPDCGKSFSQGTDLATHQRSHTGERPYTCPDCGKGFGDSSSRIRHHRLHIRDTS; encoded by the exons ATGGAACAAGAGGAAGAGCCTTGGGTCCTGGATCTTCAGGGATGCAAAGAAAGGGAGATTGTGAAAGGGACCTGCATTG CAGGTGGTGTGGTAGTGAGTGACAATGAGGACATGGATCTCCCAAAGGAAAGTCCTGACGATGTGGAACCCCACGGGATGGTACCGGGGAGAGCCAAAGGAGACTTTCCCCAGAGCCGTGAGCTGTTGGAAGTCCCTGAGAACTGGCACAAGCCAGAGAGACTGCGGAGAGATCACTTTGGGGAGAGATGGGGTAGATCTGCCAACCAGGGAGAAGGTCTACAGGATAGCATAGGCTGTAAGTTgacctctgcagcagagagccagAGTGCATGCAGCGAGTGTGGGAAGCAGTTCAGTCGGAGCTCATACCTCGCCCAGCACCAGCgcgtgcacacaggggagaagccctatgcctgccctgcatgtgggaagagctttgccgTGAGCTCGGCACTCATCCGGCACCAGCGGACTCACACAGGTGAGCGTCCCTACCAGTGCCCCGAGTGCGAGCGGTGCTTCAGCCGCAGCTCCCACCTCATGAGGCACCGGCGCTGTCACATGgaggtggggctctgccatggctccagctcccagctcgcTGGGCCCCAAGGCATCACTGCAGGTGAGAGACCATACGCCTGTCCCGACTGTGGGAAGATGTTTGGGCAGAGCTCAGACCTGGTACAGCACCAGCGAATCCACACAGGGGAACGTCCATACGCCTGCTCCGACTGCAGCAAGATCTTCAGCCGTAGCTCACACCTGAGGCAGCACCAGCGCACCCACACTGGAGAGCGACCCTATGCCTGCGGGGACTGTGGCCGATGCTTCAACGATGGCTCCTACCTCGTTAAACACCAGCGCACCCACACTGGGGAGCGTCCCTATGCCTGCCCCGACTGCGGGAAGGGCTTCAGTGTCAGCTCCCAGCTTGTCCGGCACCggcgcatccacacaggagagaaaccCTACACCTGCCCCGACTGCGGGAAAAGCTTCAGCCAGGGCACGGACCTGGCCACCCATCAGCGTTCGCATACAGGCGAACGGCCCTACACTTGCCCTGACTGTGGGAAGGGCTTCGGTGACAGCTCCTCCCGCATCAGGCACCACCGGCTGCACATCCGGGACACCTCATGA
- the LOC106738036 gene encoding zinc finger protein 771 isoform X2 yields the protein MEQEEEPWVLDLQGCKEREIVKGTCIGGVVVSDNEDMDLPKESPDDVEPHGMVPGRAKGDFPQSRELLEVPENWHKPERLRRDHFGERWGRSANQGEGLQDSIGCKLTSAAESQSACSECGKQFSRSSYLAQHQRVHTGEKPYACPACGKSFAVSSALIRHQRTHTGERPYQCPECERCFSRSSHLMRHRRCHMEVGLCHGSSSQLAGPQGITAGERPYACPDCGKMFGQSSDLVQHQRIHTGERPYACSDCSKIFSRSSHLRQHQRTHTGERPYACGDCGRCFNDGSYLVKHQRTHTGERPYACPDCGKGFSVSSQLVRHRRIHTGEKPYTCPDCGKSFSQGTDLATHQRSHTGERPYTCPDCGKGFGDSSSRIRHHRLHIRDTS from the exons ATGGAACAAGAGGAAGAGCCTTGGGTCCTGGATCTTCAGGGATGCAAAGAAAGGGAGATTGTGAAAGGGACCTGCATTG GTGGTGTGGTAGTGAGTGACAATGAGGACATGGATCTCCCAAAGGAAAGTCCTGACGATGTGGAACCCCACGGGATGGTACCGGGGAGAGCCAAAGGAGACTTTCCCCAGAGCCGTGAGCTGTTGGAAGTCCCTGAGAACTGGCACAAGCCAGAGAGACTGCGGAGAGATCACTTTGGGGAGAGATGGGGTAGATCTGCCAACCAGGGAGAAGGTCTACAGGATAGCATAGGCTGTAAGTTgacctctgcagcagagagccagAGTGCATGCAGCGAGTGTGGGAAGCAGTTCAGTCGGAGCTCATACCTCGCCCAGCACCAGCgcgtgcacacaggggagaagccctatgcctgccctgcatgtgggaagagctttgccgTGAGCTCGGCACTCATCCGGCACCAGCGGACTCACACAGGTGAGCGTCCCTACCAGTGCCCCGAGTGCGAGCGGTGCTTCAGCCGCAGCTCCCACCTCATGAGGCACCGGCGCTGTCACATGgaggtggggctctgccatggctccagctcccagctcgcTGGGCCCCAAGGCATCACTGCAGGTGAGAGACCATACGCCTGTCCCGACTGTGGGAAGATGTTTGGGCAGAGCTCAGACCTGGTACAGCACCAGCGAATCCACACAGGGGAACGTCCATACGCCTGCTCCGACTGCAGCAAGATCTTCAGCCGTAGCTCACACCTGAGGCAGCACCAGCGCACCCACACTGGAGAGCGACCCTATGCCTGCGGGGACTGTGGCCGATGCTTCAACGATGGCTCCTACCTCGTTAAACACCAGCGCACCCACACTGGGGAGCGTCCCTATGCCTGCCCCGACTGCGGGAAGGGCTTCAGTGTCAGCTCCCAGCTTGTCCGGCACCggcgcatccacacaggagagaaaccCTACACCTGCCCCGACTGCGGGAAAAGCTTCAGCCAGGGCACGGACCTGGCCACCCATCAGCGTTCGCATACAGGCGAACGGCCCTACACTTGCCCTGACTGTGGGAAGGGCTTCGGTGACAGCTCCTCCCGCATCAGGCACCACCGGCTGCACATCCGGGACACCTCATGA
- the LOC102568126 gene encoding E3 ubiquitin-protein ligase TRIM15-like, with protein sequence MVYRESWAHRAHTVVPIEEAAQEYKEQIQTHLKRLRKEKEELLGCQCHEEKTSRELMRQMELERQLVVSECTRLSQLLTQEKCLLLARLGDLDKEIIRRKEENASRLQEENVCLGALITELEWKCQQPAPQFLQDVRSAVSRAEEATFQRPAFASFKMGKKVWHSPRESHDWRAPTELLDSFLLRASPWMGPKYAALVLFFALAVCFFMLQGTHPAKFANVSLDVDTANHRLILSADRKQVRVGYNDKDLPSNPRRFDFEPCVLGSEGFNSGRHYWIMQSIGGAGWAAGVARESVNRKSQLNLHTREGIWVVYQPVGDFRTHTSPENALPLNGSPKKIQVYLDYEGGQVAFYNAENKAPIFNSQLPFLQRKFSLSSCCGTKERRSSCIPLTWSNNMWSHGA encoded by the exons ATGGTTTACAGGGAGTCCTGGGCTCACAGAGCTCACACTGTGGTCCCCATCGAGGAGGCAGCCCAGGAGTACAAG GAACAAATCCAGACCCATCTGAAGCgtttgaggaaagagaaagaagagctgCTGGGGTGTCAATGCCATGAGGAAAAGACAAGCCGAGAGCTGATG AGGCAGATGGAGCTGGAGAGACAGCTGGTGGTGTCTGAGTGTACACGCCTGAGCCAGCTCCTTACACAAGAAAAGTGCCTCCTGTTGGCCCGCCTGGGAGATCTGGACAAGGAGATCataaggaggaaggaagaaaatgcCTCCCGACTGCAGGAGGAGAATGTCTGCCTTGGTGCCCTGATCACAGAGCTGGAGTGGAAGTGTCAGCAACCAGCGCCTCAGTTCTTGCAG GATGTCAGAAGTGCAGTGAGCAG GGCCGAGGAGGCAACATTTCAGCGTCCAGCTTTTGCTTCCTTTAAGATGGGCAAGAAAGTGTGGCACTCCCCTCGAGAGAGCCATGACTGGAGGGCACCAACGGAGCTCCTCG ATTCCTTTCTCCTGCGAGCCTCTCCCTGGATGGGGCCTAAATATGCAGCCCTGGTTCTTTTCTTTGCCCtggctgtttgttttttcatgCTACAAG GGACACATCCTGCAAAATTTG CTAATGTGTCTCTGGATGTGGACACAGCAAACCACAGACTCATCCTGTCTGCAGATAGGAAACAGGTGAGAGTGGGATACAATGACAAAGACTTGCCCAGCAACCCCAGGAGATTTGATTTTGAGCCCTGTGTCTTGGGTTCAGAGGGGTTCAACTCAGGGAGACACTACTGGATCATGCAGTCAAtagggggagcaggctgggctgcaggagtGGCCAGAGAGTCTGTGAACAGGAAGAGCCAACTGAACCTTCACACCAGGGAAGGGATCTGGGTTGTGTATCAGCCTGTTGGTGACTTCCGGACTCACACTTCCCCGGAGAACGCACTGCCCCTGAATGGGAGTCCCAAGAAGATCCAGGTTTATCTAGACTATGAAGGGGGACAGGTGGCTTTCTACAATGCAGAGAACAAGGCTCCCATCTTCAATTCACagcttccttttctgcagagaaaatTTTCCCTTTCTTCATGCTGTGGGACAAAAGAGCGGAGATCAAGCTGCATCCCCCTGACATGGAGTAATAATATGTGGTCGCATGGGGCCTGA